The stretch of DNA AACTCGATCTCATAGACGGTCTGGCCATGCTTCACCTTTTCCTCGTATTCGATGTCCGTCGCATTCGGATAAACCGCCTTGAATGTGTCGAGCACCGGTTTTGGCACCTGCTGCTCGGTCAGATTCTTATCGTCGGCCAGGGTTCCTGCCGATGACACCAATACACACACCC from Methylococcus geothermalis encodes:
- a CDS encoding PepSY domain-containing protein, which translates into the protein MNRKLSHALVWVCVLVSSAGTLADDKNLTEQQVPKPVLDTFKAVYPNATDIEYEEKVKHGQTVYEIEFKDKGVEREIVYSADGKVLKSEWDD